A single window of Mugil cephalus isolate CIBA_MC_2020 chromosome 1, CIBA_Mcephalus_1.1, whole genome shotgun sequence DNA harbors:
- the LOC125019066 gene encoding cytochrome c oxidase subunit 4 isoform 2, mitochondrial codes for MLRLGGLLARRSTAALTTGSVRMASQSHEVSEMTDMSQPMYWDRRDSPLPDRPYKEALTAAEKSLKQKEKGPWGQLSKEEKIALYRMSFNETYPEMNQGSDEWKTVVGGIFIFLGLTGLVVWWQSIYVYPAHPHTFEDEWQAKQLKRMLDMKMNPVHGLASQWDYEKGQWK; via the exons ATGCTGCGTCTGGGAGGCCTCTTGGCCAGACGCTCCACGGCGGCTCTGACCACCGGTAGCGTGAGAATGGCGAGCCAAAGTCACG AGGTCTCCGAGATGACGGACATGTCTCAGCCGATGTACTGGGATCGTAGGGATTCCCCGCTGCCCGACAGACCCTACAAGGAGGCGCTGACCGCTGCAGAGAAGAGCctgaaacagaaggagaaagggCCCTGGGGCCAGCTGAGCAAAGAGGAGAAGATCGCCT tgTATCGGATGTCGTTCAACGAGACGTACCCGGAGATGAATCAGGGGAGCGACGAGTGGAAGACCGTCGTCGGGGgcatcttcatcttcctggGCTTGACCGGCCTGGTGGTCTGGTGGCAGAGCATCTACG TCTACCCTGCACACCCCCACACCTTCGAGGACGAATGGCAGGCGAAGCAGCTGAAGAGGATGCTGGACATGAAGATGAACCCCGTCCACGGCCTCGCCTCCCAGTGGGACTACGAGAAGGGCCAGTGGAAGTGA